A segment of the Longimicrobium sp. genome:
AAGCGCCCCACACCCGCCATCACCCTCCGCCAGCGCATCGACAGCCATCGAAGCGCGCGGCACTGGCTCCCTTCCCCCGCGCAGTTTGCGGGGGAAGGGCTGGGGATGGGGGGCGCCCGTCGTCCACGCCGAGTCCAGCCAAACCCGCCGAGAAGGCCTGCACGGGCGAATGAATTCGCTGCAACAACCACACGAAGTCCGCCTGCGCGGACTGGCCTGTTCTCGTGTGAGGAGGACCGTGCGGCGCGTCCGGAGTGTGTGGCGGATCCCTCGGTCGCTGCCGAGTACGGCGGATGGGCAGGTCCGATGGGGCCGCTCCGTCGGGATGACAGGGGCCCGCCCCGCTCACCCCCCGCTCATCCCCGGATCACCCCCGCTGGCCCACGATCCCGCGCACGGCCGCCAGGTACTCGCCGGTGTCGAAGTGCTCCGGGTCGATCATGGCCTGCACGGCGCACCCGTGAATCCAGCTCACCGCCATCGCCGCCAGCCCGTCGGCGGTAGCACCCGGGAACGCCGCCGGCTCCGCCCGCAGCAGCGCCTCCATGATGGCGTGGAACGCCCGCCGGTAGCGCTCCAGCTCGGCGCTGATGCGCACCCGGATGGCGTCGTCGCGCGCGCCCATCGCCCAGAACTCCAGGAACAGCCGCGTGTGCCGGGGCTCGCGCGCAAGCCGCTCCATCTCCTGCCGCAGCACCGCGTCCAGCCGGTCCATGGCGTGGGGAAGGTCGGCCACCTCCAGCGGAACGCGAAACACCGGCGTGGTGGCGATCAGCCAGTCGAGCAGCTCGTGAACCAGCCGCTCCTTGCGCTGAAAGTGAAAGAGCACCAGCGCGTGGCTGAGCTCCGCCTCGGCCGCCACCGCCCGGATGGTCAGCCCGCCGATGCCGTCGCGCACCGCCACCTCGAACGCCGCCCGCAGGATCTGCTCGCGCCGCACGTCTTCCGAAGCCCGCTTCCCCGGCATCTCTCCCCCCGTCTGTCCCAGGAATTTTATTGACCGTTTGGTAGATATACGTTAGCTTGAATTTACCGGTTGGTCAATACACTCCGTCCGGTGTTCCGAAACGAGAGAAGAGGGCCGGATGCTGAGACGGAAGCCACGTGGGGCGGAGCTGGAGGCGTACGCGCAGGACATCGTCGACACGGTGCGGGAGCCGCTGCTGATCCTGGACGCCATGCTGCGGGTGCGGAGCGCCAACCGGGCCTTCTACCAGACGTTCCGCGTCTCGGAAGAGGAGACGGAGGACCGGCTGATCTACGAGCTGGGCAACGGCCAGTGGGACATCCCCGACCTGCGCGGGCTACTGGACGACGTGATGAAGACCAGCTCGGTGTTCAACGACTTCGAGCTGGAGCACACCTTTCCCACCATCGGCCGGCGGGTGATGCTGCTGAACGCGCGCAAGCTGCGCGCCGGAAGCCACGCCGAGCTGGTGGTGCTCGCCATGGAAGACGTCACGGAGCGCCGCAGCGCCGAGGCCGACCTGAAGGCCATCGAAACCTATGCCCGCGACATCGTCGACACGGTGCGCGAGCCGCTGCTGATTCTGGATCCCGAGCTTCGCGTGCACAGCGCCAACGGGGCCTTCTACCACACCTTCGAGGTGTCGCCGGAGGAAACCGAGAACCGGCTGATCTACCAGTTGGGCAACGGCCAGTGGGACATCCCCGACCTGCGCACCCTGCTCGACGAGGTGATGGCCACCAGTTCGGTGTTCAACGACTTCGAGCTGGAGCACACCTTTCCCACCATCGGCCGGCGGGTGATGCTGCTGAACGCCCGCAAGCTGCGCGCGTCGAGCCACGCCGAGCTGGTGGTGCTGGCCATGGAGGACGTCACCGAGCGCCGCCGGGCGGAGGCCGACCTGCAGGCCATCGAGACGTACGCCCAGGACATCGTCGACACGGTGCGCAAGCCGCTGCTGATTTTGGACCCCGACCTGCGTGTGCACAGCGCCAACCGCGCCTTCTACCAGACCTTCGAGGTGTCGGCCGACGAGACCGAGACGCGGCTGATCTACGAGCTGGGCAACGGCCAGTGGGACATCCCCGCGCTGCGCACCCTGCTGGAAGACATCATCCCCGCCAGCTCCGTCTTCAACGACTTCGAGCTGGAGCACGACTTTCCCGACATCGGGCGCCGGGTGATGCTGCTGAACGCGCGCCGGCTGCAGGCGGGGCACCACGGCGAGCTCCTCGTGCTGGGGCTGGAAGACGTCACCGAGCGTCGGCGCGCCGAGGAAGAGGTGGGGATGGCGCGCGAGGCGGCCGAGACGGCCAACCGCACCAAGAGCCTGTTCCTGGCCAACATGAGCCACGAGCTGCGCACCCCGCTGAACGCCATCCTGGGCTACTCGGAGATGCTTTTCGAAGAGGCCGAGGAGCGCGAATTGACGGAGTTCGCCGCCGACCTGCAGAAGATCGGCACGGCGGGCAAGCACCTGCTGGCGCTGATCAACGACATCCTGGACCTGTCCAAGATCGAGGCGGGCAAGATGGAGCTGTTCCTGGAAGACTTCGAGGTGGGCGCGCTCATCGAAGAGGTGTCTTCCACCATCCAGCCGCTGGTGCAGGCCAACTCGAACACGCTGAACCTGGCCATCGCCCCGGGGCTGGGCTTCATGCACGCCGACCAGGTGAAGGTGAGGCAGGGGATGTTCAACCTGCTTTCCAACGCGGTGAAGTTCACCCAGTCGGGCACCATCACCGTCGACGCCCGGCGCGAGCGGATGGATGGGCGCGAGTGGATCGTCTGCCGGGTGACGGACACGGGGATCGGCATGACGTCGGAGCAGATCGTGAAGCTGTTCCAGGACTTCACCCAGGCCGACGCCAGCACCACGCGCAAGTTCGGCGGCACGGGGCTGGGGCTGGCGCTCACCCGGCGCTACAGCCAGATGATGGGCGGCGACGTCACCGTCAGCAGCGAGCCCGGCGTGGGAAGCGTGTTCACCATCAAGCTTCCCGCCCTGGTCATCGGCGCCGACCCCGGCCCGGTGGCCGCGCCCGCGCTGGGCTCGGTGGACGGCGCCGGGCCGGCCATCCTGGATTCGCTCCCCGCCGACGCCAGCTGCGTGCTGGTGATCGACGACGACGCGGTGCAGCGCGACCTGATGCAGCAGTTCCTGGGCAAGGAAGGCTACCGCGTTTTGGTGGCCAGCGATGGCGAGGAGGGACTGCGGCTGGCCCGCGAGATGCAGCCGGCGGCCATCACCCTGGACGTGATGATGCCCGGGATGGACGGCTGGAGCGTGCTCACCGCGCTGAAGTCCGAGCCGGCGCTGCGCCACATCCCCGTGGTGATGCTGACCATGGTCGACGACCCCAACCGGGGCTTTTCGCTGGGCGCCGCCGAGTTCGCCACCAAGCCGGTGGACCGCCGGCGGCTTTCGCGCCTGCTGAAGAAGTACACCTGCACCGATGGCCCCTGCGCCGTGCTGGTGGTGGACAACGACGAGGCCACCCGCGCCCTGATGAGGGGCATGCTACAGGCGGAGGGGTGGAAGGTGACGGAGGCGGCCAACGGGCGCGAGGCGCTGGTGGTGATGGAAGAGGCGCGTCCCCGGCTGATCCTGCTGGACCTGATGATGCCGGAGATGGACGGCTTCGAGTTCACCGAAGAGGTGCGCAGCCGCCCGGAGTGGCGCGGGGTTCCCATCGTGGTCGTGACGTCGCACGACCTGAGCAACGGCGAGCGGCAGCGGCTGAACGGCTACGTGCAGACCATCGTCCAGAAGGTGGGCGACGAGCCCCAGGGGCTGCTGCACCGCGTTCGCGACCTGCTGGGCGACAACGGCGCCCAGCGCCCCATGATCACGAGAAAGGAAGAGCGGCGCGCGGTTCCCGCGTGAGCGCTCTTGACGATGCTATGACCAAGATCCTCCTGGTGGAAGACAACGAGATGAACCGCGACATGCTGTCGCGGCGGCTGGAGCGCAAGGGCTACCTCGTGGTGCTGGCGGTGGACGGGGAAAGCGGGGTGGAGATGGCCCGCACCCAAGGCCCCGACCTGGTGCTGATGGACATGAGCCTTCCCGTGATGGACGGCTGGGAGGCCACCCGCCGGCTGAAGGCCGATGCAGCCACGCGCGGGATTCCCGTGATCGCCCTGACCGCCCACGCCATGTCCAGCGACCGCGGCAAGGCCATGGAGGCCGGCTGCGACGACTACGACACCAAGCCGGTGGAGCTGCCGCGGCTGCTGGGGAAGATCGAGGCGCTGCTGGGCAGGGCGGGCGCGCTGGCGCCTTCGGGAGCGGAGCCGCGGGCGTGACGGCCCCCGCCCGCCGCGCCGACGACGCGCCCCGGCACGCGCTGCCGCCCGGGCTGATCCACGACCTGCGCACGCCGCTGGGCCAGATCATCGGCTACGCCGAGCTGCTGGTGGAGCGCGCGGAGGATGGCGAGGGGAAGAGCCTGGCGCCCGACCTTCAGAAGGTGAAGGCGGCGGGCTACCGCATGCTGCGGCTGATCGAGGACAACTTCTTCGGGGTCCGCCCGGCCGCGCCCGTCGCCGAAGCCGATCCCGCCGCCGAGTCCACGGAGCCCATCGAGGCCAAAAAAACCGCCGAGCCAGGTTCCGGCGCGGTGCGCGTGCCGCTGGCGCGGTTCATCCTCGACAACACCGAGTCCATCCTGGCCGAGTGGGAGGCGTTCGCACGCACGTGCACGCCGGCCAGCGGCGGGATGGACATCGTGGCGCTGCGCGACCACGCCGCCGAGATGCTGAAGGTGATCGCCGCCGACCTGGGCACGGAGCAGGGCGGGGACGAGCAGTCGGAAAAGTCCAAGGGGAATGCGCCCGCGGCCGAGGCCTCGGCGGCCACCGCGGCCGAGGAGCACGGCGCCGACCGGGCCGGGAGCGGGTTCACCATCGAGCAGATGGTTTCCGAGTACCGCGCACTGCGCGCCAGCGTCATCCGGCTGTGGACCAAGGCCCACGGCGAGCTCACCCCCGCCGACGTGGACGACCTCACGCGGTTCAACGAGGCGGTGGACCAGTCGCTGGCGGAGTCAGTCTCGCGCTACACCGAGGAGCTCGACAACTCCAAGGAGATGTTCCTGGCCATCCTGGGGCACGACCTGCGCACGCCGCTGGGGGTGGTGTTCACCTCCGCCCGCTTCATGCTCGACACGGGCGAGCTCGCCGAGCCCCACCTGACGCTCATGGGGCGCATCGCCAGCAGCTCCACCCGCATGGTGCACATGGTGGGCGACCTGCTGGACTTTACGCGGAGCCGGCTGGGCGGGGGAATTCCCATCGTCCGCGGCGACGTGAGCATGGGCAAGGTGGTGCACGAAGTGGTGGACGAGCTTGCCGCGCTTCACCCGGAGCGGCCCATCGAGGTGCACGCACGCGGCGAGGAGCGGGGCGAGTGGGACGCGGCGCGGATCGCCCAGGTGCTGGGCAACCTGGTGGGCAACGCGCTGGAGCACGGCTCCGAGGGCACGCCCGTCACCGTCACCGTAGGCGGGCGGGACGAGGAGATCACCGTGGCGGTGCACAACCGCGGGCCCGCCATCCCCCCCGAGCAGCTGAAGAACATCTTTCACCCCATGAAGCCGCGCGAATCCACGTCCAGCGCCGCCAGCGGCCCGTCCGGCAGCCTGGGGCTGGGGCTGTACATCGCCGAGCGCATCGTGCACGCCCACGCGGGGACCATCGAGGTGGCTTCGGACGCGGGCGGCACCACGTTCACCGTGCACCTTCCCCGCACCGGCTGAGCGCGGGTCAGCGCAGGTCGCAGCGGCCCCGCACCCCCTGTTGGACGGACGCGAGGCGGGATAGGGCGTTTCGACTGTTCCCGGCGCAGGCCCCCGACCGCCCTCTCTCCCCGACCCTCTCCCCCGCAAGCGGGGGAGAGGGAGGATTCGAGCGCGCTTCGGTACGTTCGGCGTGGGTGCAGGTGAAGCCCCGAATGGACTGCGCCAGCGGCCCGGGTCGGGGCTTTCCGCTGTTCCAGCCGCGGGTTCACCTTTCCGGCGCCGATGCCGCGCGCCTACCGCCCCCCCGGGCGTTCCGCGAGCCACCGTGCGGCGAGCTGCCGCACCGCGGGCGCCGGGTCGTCACGCGCGGCGCGCTGAACCGCGGGAACGGCCTCGGCGCATTCCGGGTCCACGCTCGCTGGCGCGCATTGACCGGAGAGCGCCGCCAACGCTTCGGCGCGGCCGGGTGCGTCGGGCTCGCGGGCCAGCTGGTGCACCAGCATCGGCACCGACCGAGGGTGAACGGGCCGCCGTGGCAGCGCGAAGTCCTCGTCCACCCGCACCGAGGTCACTTCGCCCGGGATCGCGAAGTCCACGGCCTGCTCGCGCGGGCCGGCCTTCACCCGCCGACGCGTGCGGGTGCCGCCCGACTCCACCGCCACGACGACCGTGACGGCCGCATCGCTCCGCAGAAAGACGCGAACGCGGCCATCCCCCACCTCGTGCCGCGCTACGACCGGTGGCGGGTCGGGCGAGTCCAGCCAGGCCGCGAAAAGGGCGCCGAGGCTGCGGCCGCCGTGGCGCTCCATGGCGCGCTGAAGGTCTTCGGTCCGCACCACTCCCGTCGCGAGCCCCGCCCGCGTGTAGTCGCGGAACCCGCGCCAGAACGCGTCGTCGCCCAGTTCCGACCGCAGCAGGTGCATGAACAGGGCGCCGCCGCTGTAGGTGATGGGGCCGCCTGCGTCGGAGGGCACCGTCCACCCGGCGTGGCGCACGGCACGGCGGCCGGCCTGCAGTGCCCGCTCGTACCGGCCGCGGGCCAGGATGATCTCCCGCTCGTACGCGTCTCGCCCCCACCTGCGTTCCTTGTACGCGGCCACCATGAAGGTGGTGATCCCCTCGTTGAGCCAGAAATCCGTCCAGTCTCCGGCCGTCAGCGCGTTGCCCCACCAGGCGTGGGCAAGCTCGTGCGCAACGAGGTGGTCCTCCGTGGAATCCCGGAGCACCGCGCGGCCGTAGGCGGTGTCCATGATGGACATCTCCACCAGTTCCTGGGCGCCCGCGCCGGGCATCAGCACCTGCAGGTAGCGGCTGCCGGGATAAGGGGCGCCGGCGGCCCGGGTGAAGAACGCCAGGGCCGGGCCCGTCGCCTGGAACACCCGGTCCAGCTCCGCCGGAGTGAATCCCACGCCGTAGTAGCCCAGCGCCACCGGGTGCCCCTCCGCACGGCTTTCCGCGAACCGGGCGGCGGCGAACCCGAAGAGGTAGCTGCTCATGGGCGATGCCTGCTCCCACACGTAGCGGTGCAGCCCGCCCGCCAGCTCGTCACGCCGGAGCAGCCGGCCGCCGGACACGGCCTGGAGTTCGGACGGCAGGGTCACCTCCAGGCGGAGCGCCGCCTTGTCTCCCGGCCACGGATTGGAAACCATCCATGATCCCGTATTGAACGCGGTGTGTACGCGTCCCGGTCCGAACACCATCCCCCGCTCCGGCCGGCCATCGTAGGTGATCCGCACGGGGAAAGCCCCCCGGCCCGCGGCAGCCGGAACGGCCACGTGCAGCTCTGGTCCTTCGTGGACGTACTCCGCCGGCGAGCCGGCCGCCAGCACCTGTGTGATCCGGAGGCCTCGCGCCTCGAGCGTGATCCTGCGGACAGCGGGATCGCGTGTCCGCAGCAGGATCTCCACCTCTCCGGCAATCGAGCGCTCGCCTGGAAACACCCGGAGCGAGGCATCGTATCGCTCCACGTCGTACGGAGGTACCCGGTCCGACCGCGCCGCGACCAGTTCACCGGGCGCCGCGGGCGGCTCGTCGGCCCTCCCGCCGTGAACGCATCCAGCGATGCCGAGGGCTGCCCACAGCGAGAGCACGCGGGCGAGCACCCGAGGACTGCGCGCCTGGTGGAGCGGTGGTATGTGAAGGTTGTAATGCAAGGTCACCGGGTCTTACGCCGAAAGGAATGCCGCTGCCGACGCGCATGCCGGACCGTGGCCAGGCAGCATTCCCACCCGCACCACGCGGGCCGTCAGGGAGACCGCGGCCCGGCCCTCTCGGCAAGCCGCGCGTAGCGGGGTATACGTCGGGGCGGTTGGGATGGACACGTGTTCTGCGTCGCTCATGACGGACCGGCACGGTCGTTCAGGGCGCGCAGGGCGGCCCGCGCGTCGGCGTGTTCCGGCTCCAGGCGGAGTGCCGATTCGTATTCGCCCCGCGCGGCGGCGAAGTCGCCGCTCGCCTCCATGATCATTCCCAAGCGCCAGTGGGCCGCGGCGTGGGAGGGGAGATCGGCGCGGCGAGGGCGGGCGAGGTAGGCGCGCAGAGCTCGTGCGCCGCTCTCGAGACGCTGGCCGGAGAGCGCGGCCATCCGCCCCACGTGGTAGAGCGCGGCGACGTCTCCGGAGTCGCGCGCAAGCATCCGGTCCCCCACCGTGAACGCCGCGTCCCACCGCTGTCCCGCCCCGTGCACGAAGGCAAGGCCGCGCAGCGGAGCCACGCTGTCCGGCGCCAGCCGCGATGCCTCTCCGAACCACCGCTCCGCCTCGGGAAGCCGGTTCGCCTCCTGGTGCGCCGTGCCCAGCAGCAGGGCCCCCGCGTATGGCTGCTCCGCCCGGATGCGCTCCGCGACGGTGGTGAGCGCGCGGTCGGAAGCAACCGCGACGTGCGGCCTCACCCCGTTCCCCTCCAGCCGCGTGCCGTCCGCGGCAAAGTAGTCCGCCTCCGGAAAGATCATCACCCACCCGTCTCCCACGGGGTGCGGGGGCGCCGAGAGCATGCCACCCCCGGTCCGCTCTCCCACCAGCGTGGCCCGCCCGGTCGTCTTCAGGAGGTGTGCCAGGGGCTCGGAGGCACTCCCGGAGGTCTCATCCACCAGCAGGAACACGCGGCCGCCGAAGTGCGGCGACCGGGGCGGCACCACGCCCCGTAGCGCCCCGTGCTGGCGAACCCCGTAGGTCACCGACCGGGCGTCTCCACCCGAGAGGACGGGAATGGCCGCGAGTTCGGCAGGGGTGGGACGCCCGCGGTGGGTGCGGTACCAGCCCGGTCCCAGGAACACCCCCCCGTCCACGCGATCGCGCACCAGGTGCGCCAGGGGAGACATGGAGCTCACGTCGCCGCCCCGGTTGCCACGGATGTCCAGGATCAGCGTGTGCGGGGCGGCCGAGTCGATGCGCACGAAAGCCCGGTCCACCGCCGCCGTCACCCCGGACCACCTCGTTACGCGCAGCCGCGCCACCCCGGGCGCGGGAAAGGAGAGGCTGACCAGCGCGTCGGGGTTGCGGTTCTCGGTGAGCAGCGAGTCGAGCGGGGTGGCGGCGATGCGCGGGTCGCGGAACAGCTCCAGATGCGACATGTGAAGCCGCGGCAGCAGCGCGTAGAACACCGCCATCGCGTGCACGTCGTCGGGCACCGATGCGAAGCGCGCGTCCAGTTCGCGGAAGAAGGAGCGCCACTCGGGCCGGTTGAGCAGCTCGGGATCGTAAATCCCCGCCGCGATGGCGCTGCGCATGCGCGCCGCAAGCGCGGGGTAGTCGCGCACCGGGCGCAGGTCGGCGGCGGGAACGGCCTCGAACGTCCCCGCCGGCGAGCCCGAGGTGCGCCGCAGCTCGCCGCGCATGCGCCCGTCGGCCAGAACGCCGGAAAGGGTACGCTCTCCAAGGCTGAGCGCGACCATTCTCCCCGTCACCATCACCTGCCCACCCCGCGAAGTGGCGGTTCCACTCTCCACCCGCACCAGGGCGCCGCGCGGCGGGAGCTTTCCCAGAA
Coding sequences within it:
- a CDS encoding TetR/AcrR family transcriptional regulator codes for the protein MPGKRASEDVRREQILRAAFEVAVRDGIGGLTIRAVAAEAELSHALVLFHFQRKERLVHELLDWLIATTPVFRVPLEVADLPHAMDRLDAVLRQEMERLAREPRHTRLFLEFWAMGARDDAIRVRISAELERYRRAFHAIMEALLRAEPAAFPGATADGLAAMAVSWIHGCAVQAMIDPEHFDTGEYLAAVRGIVGQRG
- a CDS encoding response regulator, whose amino-acid sequence is MLRRKPRGAELEAYAQDIVDTVREPLLILDAMLRVRSANRAFYQTFRVSEEETEDRLIYELGNGQWDIPDLRGLLDDVMKTSSVFNDFELEHTFPTIGRRVMLLNARKLRAGSHAELVVLAMEDVTERRSAEADLKAIETYARDIVDTVREPLLILDPELRVHSANGAFYHTFEVSPEETENRLIYQLGNGQWDIPDLRTLLDEVMATSSVFNDFELEHTFPTIGRRVMLLNARKLRASSHAELVVLAMEDVTERRRAEADLQAIETYAQDIVDTVRKPLLILDPDLRVHSANRAFYQTFEVSADETETRLIYELGNGQWDIPALRTLLEDIIPASSVFNDFELEHDFPDIGRRVMLLNARRLQAGHHGELLVLGLEDVTERRRAEEEVGMAREAAETANRTKSLFLANMSHELRTPLNAILGYSEMLFEEAEERELTEFAADLQKIGTAGKHLLALINDILDLSKIEAGKMELFLEDFEVGALIEEVSSTIQPLVQANSNTLNLAIAPGLGFMHADQVKVRQGMFNLLSNAVKFTQSGTITVDARRERMDGREWIVCRVTDTGIGMTSEQIVKLFQDFTQADASTTRKFGGTGLGLALTRRYSQMMGGDVTVSSEPGVGSVFTIKLPALVIGADPGPVAAPALGSVDGAGPAILDSLPADASCVLVIDDDAVQRDLMQQFLGKEGYRVLVASDGEEGLRLAREMQPAAITLDVMMPGMDGWSVLTALKSEPALRHIPVVMLTMVDDPNRGFSLGAAEFATKPVDRRRLSRLLKKYTCTDGPCAVLVVDNDEATRALMRGMLQAEGWKVTEAANGREALVVMEEARPRLILLDLMMPEMDGFEFTEEVRSRPEWRGVPIVVVTSHDLSNGERQRLNGYVQTIVQKVGDEPQGLLHRVRDLLGDNGAQRPMITRKEERRAVPA
- a CDS encoding response regulator, translated to MTKILLVEDNEMNRDMLSRRLERKGYLVVLAVDGESGVEMARTQGPDLVLMDMSLPVMDGWEATRRLKADAATRGIPVIALTAHAMSSDRGKAMEAGCDDYDTKPVELPRLLGKIEALLGRAGALAPSGAEPRA
- a CDS encoding sensor histidine kinase, translating into MTAPARRADDAPRHALPPGLIHDLRTPLGQIIGYAELLVERAEDGEGKSLAPDLQKVKAAGYRMLRLIEDNFFGVRPAAPVAEADPAAESTEPIEAKKTAEPGSGAVRVPLARFILDNTESILAEWEAFARTCTPASGGMDIVALRDHAAEMLKVIAADLGTEQGGDEQSEKSKGNAPAAEASAATAAEEHGADRAGSGFTIEQMVSEYRALRASVIRLWTKAHGELTPADVDDLTRFNEAVDQSLAESVSRYTEELDNSKEMFLAILGHDLRTPLGVVFTSARFMLDTGELAEPHLTLMGRIASSSTRMVHMVGDLLDFTRSRLGGGIPIVRGDVSMGKVVHEVVDELAALHPERPIEVHARGEERGEWDAARIAQVLGNLVGNALEHGSEGTPVTVTVGGRDEEITVAVHNRGPAIPPEQLKNIFHPMKPRESTSSAASGPSGSLGLGLYIAERIVHAHAGTIEVASDAGGTTFTVHLPRTG
- a CDS encoding M1 family aminopeptidase, which gives rise to MTLHYNLHIPPLHQARSPRVLARVLSLWAALGIAGCVHGGRADEPPAAPGELVAARSDRVPPYDVERYDASLRVFPGERSIAGEVEILLRTRDPAVRRITLEARGLRITQVLAAGSPAEYVHEGPELHVAVPAAAGRGAFPVRITYDGRPERGMVFGPGRVHTAFNTGSWMVSNPWPGDKAALRLEVTLPSELQAVSGGRLLRRDELAGGLHRYVWEQASPMSSYLFGFAAARFAESRAEGHPVALGYYGVGFTPAELDRVFQATGPALAFFTRAAGAPYPGSRYLQVLMPGAGAQELVEMSIMDTAYGRAVLRDSTEDHLVAHELAHAWWGNALTAGDWTDFWLNEGITTFMVAAYKERRWGRDAYEREIILARGRYERALQAGRRAVRHAGWTVPSDAGGPITYSGGALFMHLLRSELGDDAFWRGFRDYTRAGLATGVVRTEDLQRAMERHGGRSLGALFAAWLDSPDPPPVVARHEVGDGRVRVFLRSDAAVTVVVAVESGGTRTRRRVKAGPREQAVDFAIPGEVTSVRVDEDFALPRRPVHPRSVPMLVHQLAREPDAPGRAEALAALSGQCAPASVDPECAEAVPAVQRAARDDPAPAVRQLAARWLAERPGGR
- a CDS encoding S41 family peptidase, whose product is MINLLRRPLIPLLLATCALATATAACSSTVRAGTPSAAASIPAGSWLFTLRPAGGGEMVVRLAVEPAGTGGWQAFSRPGAAGELAGWPRATVGRLLGKLPPRGALVRVESGTATSRGGQVMVTGRMVALSLGERTLSGVLADGRMRGELRRTSGSPAGTFEAVPAADLRPVRDYPALAARMRSAIAAGIYDPELLNRPEWRSFFRELDARFASVPDDVHAMAVFYALLPRLHMSHLELFRDPRIAATPLDSLLTENRNPDALVSLSFPAPGVARLRVTRWSGVTAAVDRAFVRIDSAAPHTLILDIRGNRGGDVSSMSPLAHLVRDRVDGGVFLGPGWYRTHRGRPTPAELAAIPVLSGGDARSVTYGVRQHGALRGVVPPRSPHFGGRVFLLVDETSGSASEPLAHLLKTTGRATLVGERTGGGMLSAPPHPVGDGWVMIFPEADYFAADGTRLEGNGVRPHVAVASDRALTTVAERIRAEQPYAGALLLGTAHQEANRLPEAERWFGEASRLAPDSVAPLRGLAFVHGAGQRWDAAFTVGDRMLARDSGDVAALYHVGRMAALSGQRLESGARALRAYLARPRRADLPSHAAAHWRLGMIMEASGDFAAARGEYESALRLEPEHADARAALRALNDRAGPS